One genomic window of Sphingobacterium oryzagri includes the following:
- a CDS encoding ferritin, with translation MKDLLKLKSSISEEIENILNAQVKVEAHSSALYLAMSSWCDDQGFDNSANFFAKQANEEREHMLKLFNYINNRGGRAISPEVTNIPTDFESFRGVFEQTLEQEMFVTEQFNNIADRCMKAKDYVTFNFVQWFLEEQVEEEYVARRILELFDVIGEEGTGRWEIDRHLVKVTFDGE, from the coding sequence ATGAAAGATTTATTGAAATTGAAATCCTCGATCTCAGAAGAAATCGAAAATATATTAAACGCACAAGTTAAAGTTGAAGCACATTCATCAGCGCTATATTTAGCGATGTCGTCATGGTGTGATGATCAGGGCTTTGACAATTCCGCTAATTTCTTTGCTAAACAAGCGAATGAAGAGCGTGAGCATATGTTGAAGCTTTTTAACTACATCAACAACCGTGGTGGTCGTGCCATTTCACCAGAAGTGACTAATATTCCTACAGACTTTGAGTCGTTCCGTGGTGTATTCGAACAAACGTTGGAGCAAGAAATGTTTGTAACAGAACAATTCAACAACATCGCTGATAGATGTATGAAAGCGAAAGACTACGTGACATTTAACTTCGTACAGTGGTTCTTAGAAGAGCAAGTAGAAGAAGAGTATGTTGCTCGTCGTATTCTGGAATTATTTGATGTAATTGGCGAAGAAGGAACAGGCCGTTGGGAGATCGACAGACACCTCGTTAAAGTTACTTTTGACGGCGAATAG
- a CDS encoding DUF6686 family protein: MICPLASVEEVYKTDKGAVYQCSRKNCYWLEFQDSTTAFRISDFFSFKKTIESINVAQMLADASRKSDFELIMPFRTDRCFMLSVQDVLELRELLKGAKFMIELNSEVKKILRKDNILALR; encoded by the coding sequence ATGATTTGTCCTTTAGCAAGCGTAGAAGAGGTATATAAGACGGATAAAGGTGCGGTTTATCAATGTAGCCGTAAAAACTGTTATTGGTTGGAGTTTCAAGATTCCACAACCGCTTTCCGTATCTCCGATTTTTTCTCGTTCAAAAAGACTATCGAATCCATTAATGTAGCGCAAATGCTTGCCGACGCTTCCCGTAAGTCGGATTTCGAGCTGATCATGCCTTTTCGTACCGATCGTTGTTTTATGTTATCGGTTCAGGATGTTTTAGAACTACGCGAACTCCTTAAAGGCGCCAAGTTTATGATTGAGCTAAATAGCGAAGTCAAAAAGATCCTCCGAAAAGACAATATTCTTGCCTTAAGATAA